The Actinomycetota bacterium genome contains a region encoding:
- a CDS encoding isoprenyl transferase — translation MTSPAASGADFFKGAESVSLLRDFDAERPPRHVAVIMDGNGRWATNRGLPRLAGHRAGAKAVRESIAAALELKVEYLTIYSFSSENWSRPRDEVSGLMDLFVEVLERELANLQKMDVRVRVIGQREGLPPSTAAAFAATEKATVGNTSLNLVVALNYGGRVEITDAVRAIATKVESGVLKADAIDEDTVARSLYTEGIPDPDLLVRTSGEMRVSNFLLWQIAYSEIYVTDTLWPDFDRTEFLRAVVDFQQRSRRFGGRS, via the coding sequence GTGACGTCTCCGGCAGCATCCGGTGCTGACTTCTTCAAGGGCGCCGAGAGCGTCTCGCTCCTCCGGGATTTCGACGCAGAACGTCCTCCTCGGCATGTAGCCGTGATCATGGACGGCAACGGGCGTTGGGCGACCAACCGCGGCCTCCCGCGGCTGGCAGGACACCGTGCAGGTGCCAAGGCCGTCCGAGAGAGTATTGCTGCAGCTCTCGAACTCAAGGTCGAGTATCTGACCATCTACTCCTTCAGTTCTGAGAACTGGTCGCGCCCACGTGATGAGGTCTCAGGACTGATGGATCTGTTCGTCGAGGTTCTTGAGCGCGAACTCGCCAACCTGCAGAAGATGGATGTACGAGTGCGCGTCATCGGACAACGCGAGGGCCTTCCGCCGTCGACCGCAGCCGCGTTCGCTGCAACCGAGAAGGCCACCGTCGGCAACACGAGTCTCAACCTGGTTGTCGCCCTCAACTACGGCGGGCGCGTCGAGATCACGGACGCCGTCAGGGCGATCGCGACGAAGGTGGAGTCCGGTGTGCTCAAGGCCGACGCGATCGACGAGGATACGGTCGCCCGCTCCTTGTATACCGAGGGGATCCCCGATCCCGATCTACTTGTGCGCACCAGCGGCGAGATGCGGGTGTCGAACTTCCTTCTCTGGCAGATCGCGTATTCGGAGATCTACGTCACCGACACTCTGTGGCCCGACTTCGACCGGACGGAGTTCCTGCGTGCCGTGGTCGATTTCCAGCAACGCTCCCGCAGATTCGGAGGCCGATCATGA